One window of Sulfurospirillum sp. 1612 genomic DNA carries:
- a CDS encoding ArsR/SmtB family transcription factor, with translation MKETHGLIRSCCEGVSHIPDIKKILPDDEELKNMTHIFKALNDPMRVKILFALLKYEICVGELVNLLEIPQSHVSHQLRILRKYDIVTYQKDKKMSFYRIKNDAIKALLNTALEHVKCQKKK, from the coding sequence ATGAAAGAGACCCATGGGCTGATTCGTTCTTGTTGCGAGGGCGTCAGCCATATACCCGATATCAAAAAGATTCTCCCCGATGATGAGGAGCTCAAAAATATGACACATATCTTTAAGGCACTCAATGATCCCATGCGTGTGAAGATTTTGTTTGCTCTTTTAAAATACGAAATTTGTGTCGGAGAATTGGTCAATCTTTTAGAGATTCCCCAATCTCATGTATCCCATCAACTGAGAATCTTGAGAAAATATGATATTGTCACCTATCAAAAAGATAAAAAGATGTCATTTTATAGAATCAAAAATGACGCGATCAAAGCCTTATTAAATACTGCATTGGAACATGTAAAATGTCAAAAGAAAAAATAG
- a CDS encoding heavy-metal-associated domain-containing protein — MKKTFKSDKINCQNCANMIKGSLEDDFGPIEVNLEASPKEVTLDITDENQEKQFKQEMAEIGFDVIEE, encoded by the coding sequence ATGAAAAAAACGTTTAAATCAGACAAAATCAATTGTCAAAACTGTGCCAACATGATCAAAGGCTCTCTTGAAGATGATTTTGGTCCCATAGAAGTCAACCTCGAGGCCTCACCCAAAGAAGTCACTCTAGACATTACAGATGAGAATCAAGAAAAACAATTTAAACAAGAGATGGCTGAAATAGGCTTTGATGTTATAGAAGAATAA
- the fliN gene encoding flagellar motor switch protein FliN, with protein MNQEDKEYLEKKLLSGYENLLDINVEFIADLGTIYLTLEEILKLEKGFVIDLKKPAGESVELFINKKIFGKGEVMVYEKNLAIRINEILDSKSVIQYFKKES; from the coding sequence GTGAATCAAGAAGATAAAGAATACCTAGAAAAAAAACTACTTTCCGGATATGAAAACTTACTGGATATTAATGTCGAATTTATAGCTGATTTGGGTACGATTTACTTAACTCTTGAAGAAATTTTAAAACTCGAAAAAGGATTTGTAATCGATTTAAAAAAACCCGCAGGAGAAAGTGTTGAACTTTTTATCAATAAAAAGATTTTTGGCAAAGGTGAAGTGATGGTTTATGAAAAAAACCTTGCTATCAGAATCAATGAAATTTTAGATTCAAAAAGTGTCATACAATATTTCAAAAAAGAATCATGA
- a CDS encoding sulfite exporter TauE/SafE family protein, which translates to MFIILGILGIVVGFASGFFGIGGGTVLVPILLYSGFSVKSAIGISIMQMVFSSIFGSFVNYKNKMLRLQNGLVLGVGGFIGAQFSGYIVSLVPSWALLSFFAVALVVAIYKFFKTPTEALGVPNESKILLFVIGFFVGMAAISIGIGGALFLTPIMVGFLHFDIKKAISTSLLFVVFSSVSGLISFSMHGLIDHKAGIILGLGSLLGVYFGAKQSHIIRRDLQKRLLLILYVVLLILTVNKLIGF; encoded by the coding sequence ATGTTTATAATTTTAGGGATTTTAGGAATCGTTGTCGGTTTTGCATCAGGCTTTTTTGGAATTGGAGGCGGTACGGTTTTAGTGCCGATTTTGCTCTATTCTGGATTCAGTGTCAAGTCAGCAATCGGTATCTCCATCATGCAGATGGTCTTTAGCTCGATATTTGGGTCATTTGTTAATTACAAAAACAAGATGCTTCGTCTTCAAAATGGCCTTGTATTGGGAGTAGGCGGATTTATTGGTGCGCAATTTAGCGGCTATATCGTCTCATTGGTTCCTTCGTGGGCTTTACTCTCATTTTTTGCGGTGGCTTTGGTTGTAGCAATCTATAAGTTTTTCAAAACACCAACAGAGGCCCTCGGCGTTCCAAATGAATCCAAAATATTGTTGTTCGTGATAGGATTTTTTGTCGGTATGGCCGCCATTAGCATCGGGATTGGTGGGGCTTTATTCTTGACACCGATTATGGTTGGTTTTTTACATTTTGATATTAAAAAAGCCATTTCGACCTCTTTGCTTTTTGTTGTTTTTTCTTCCGTATCGGGATTGATAAGTTTTTCTATGCATGGATTGATTGACCATAAGGCAGGTATTATATTGGGGTTAGGCTCTCTACTTGGTGTCTATTTTGGGGCCAAACAATCACACATTATTCGTCGTGACCTCCAAAAAAGACTCTTGCTGATCCTTTATGTCGTCTTGCTCATTTTAACAGTGAATAAACTAATAGGTTTTTAA
- the uvrA gene encoding excinuclease ABC subunit UvrA, giving the protein MIKIYGAKEHNLKNINLEIPKNKLVVMTGLSGSGKSTLAFDTLYAEGQRRYIESLSSYARQFLDRVGKPDIDKIEGLTPAIAIDQKTTSKNPRSTVGTITEIYDYLRLLYARVGTQYCHKCGKPISQMSGADIIEQILKLPEDSKLIMMAPLVNEKKGSFADLIESLRLKGYVRAMVDGVMIRLDEDFDLSKTKKHSIKVVIDRVVVREDNRQRIASDVEKALKESYGELEVEVLNYEAVGLDSSSVHYSVHRACFDCKISFDVLEPLSFSFNSPKGACPVCDGLGIRYTLDLSKIIDEELSIDEGAIKIFYGFNKGYYAKYLKAFCEASKIDTSVPYNTLPMHQQKAILHGGVDEAVFLWKRHKIKKSFDGIIKIAYNMLKDEKDVAEYMSEKVCDNCSGHRLRPEHLAVKVGGETIGTLLDLPIDKSLQFFNNEKNFEYLTESQLMIAAPILKEVRERLYFLYNVGLGYISLGRDARSISGGEAQRIRIASQIGSGLTGVMYVLDEPSIGLHERDTLKLISTLRDLQSKGNSVIVVEHDKKTIEAADYIVDIGPGAGKYGGEIIFKGTYDELKKSDTLTAQYLSGRKKIEYKKKALSDQWIELKHVNVNNIKNLDVKIPLGNLVSITGVSGSGKSSLILQTLLPVAKELLNHAKKVKKISGVECLGLEQLDKVIYLDQSPIGRTPRSNPATYTGVMDEIRTLFSKTKEAQLRGYKIGRFSFNVKGGRCEKCQGEGEIKIEMHFLPDISVKCDGCDGKRYNAQTLEILYKGKSIADVLEMSVEEAFDFFKAIPKIKQILSTLIDVGLGYITLGQNAITLSGGEAQRIKLSKELSKRDTGNTLYILDEPTTGLHFADVDRLTKVLHHLRDLGNSVLVIEHNMDIIKNSDYVIDMGPEGGNYGGKIIAVGTPMELATNYKKTKSFTGKFLAQEFDV; this is encoded by the coding sequence ATGATAAAAATATACGGTGCCAAAGAGCACAATCTAAAAAATATCAATTTAGAAATACCCAAAAATAAACTGGTCGTCATGACCGGACTCAGTGGTAGTGGAAAAAGTACGTTGGCGTTTGATACGCTTTATGCAGAAGGACAACGACGCTATATTGAGTCGCTCTCTTCATATGCCCGACAATTTTTAGATCGTGTGGGCAAACCTGATATCGATAAAATCGAAGGGTTAACTCCCGCGATTGCCATCGATCAAAAGACAACCAGTAAAAATCCAAGATCAACAGTCGGGACGATTACTGAGATTTATGATTATTTGCGACTTTTGTATGCCAGAGTGGGGACACAGTATTGTCATAAATGTGGCAAACCCATATCGCAGATGAGTGGGGCGGATATTATCGAGCAAATCCTCAAATTACCAGAAGATTCCAAGCTTATCATGATGGCTCCTTTGGTCAATGAAAAAAAAGGTTCTTTTGCAGATTTGATAGAATCCCTGCGTCTGAAAGGGTATGTCAGAGCGATGGTCGATGGCGTGATGATTCGTCTGGATGAAGATTTTGATTTAAGTAAAACTAAAAAGCACAGTATTAAAGTGGTCATTGACCGTGTGGTTGTGCGAGAAGATAACAGACAGAGAATCGCCAGTGATGTTGAAAAAGCACTCAAAGAGAGTTATGGTGAATTGGAAGTTGAAGTGCTGAATTATGAAGCCGTTGGGCTAGATTCCTCCTCAGTGCATTATAGTGTGCATCGTGCATGTTTTGATTGTAAGATTAGCTTCGATGTGCTTGAGCCGTTGTCTTTTTCTTTTAACTCTCCCAAAGGCGCTTGTCCGGTTTGTGATGGATTGGGCATTCGTTATACGCTTGATTTAAGCAAGATTATTGATGAAGAGTTGAGTATTGATGAGGGTGCTATCAAGATATTTTATGGCTTTAACAAAGGGTATTATGCCAAATATCTCAAAGCGTTTTGTGAGGCCAGCAAGATAGATACGAGTGTCCCTTACAATACGTTACCGATGCACCAACAAAAAGCAATCTTACACGGAGGTGTGGATGAGGCTGTTTTCTTGTGGAAACGTCACAAAATCAAAAAAAGTTTTGATGGTATTATCAAGATTGCGTATAACATGCTCAAAGATGAGAAAGATGTCGCAGAATATATGAGTGAGAAAGTCTGTGATAATTGCTCAGGACACCGCCTAAGACCCGAACATTTGGCCGTAAAAGTCGGAGGCGAGACAATCGGTACGCTTTTAGACCTACCCATTGACAAATCTTTGCAATTTTTCAATAATGAGAAGAATTTTGAGTATCTAACAGAATCCCAACTCATGATTGCCGCACCAATTCTCAAAGAGGTACGCGAACGATTGTACTTTTTATATAATGTAGGATTGGGCTACATCTCTTTGGGGCGTGATGCTAGAAGTATCAGTGGGGGCGAAGCCCAACGTATTCGTATCGCTTCACAAATAGGAAGTGGGTTGACTGGCGTGATGTATGTTTTGGATGAACCTAGTATCGGATTACATGAGCGTGATACATTGAAACTCATCAGCACATTAAGAGATTTACAAAGTAAAGGCAACAGTGTCATTGTCGTAGAACATGATAAAAAGACCATCGAAGCAGCGGATTACATCGTCGACATTGGTCCTGGTGCTGGAAAATACGGTGGAGAGATTATCTTCAAAGGTACGTATGACGAATTGAAGAAAAGTGACACCTTAACCGCACAGTATTTAAGTGGAAGAAAAAAAATCGAATACAAAAAAAAGGCATTGAGTGATCAATGGATTGAACTCAAGCATGTCAATGTGAATAATATAAAAAACTTAGATGTGAAAATTCCTCTAGGCAATCTTGTCAGTATTACCGGTGTGAGTGGCAGTGGTAAGAGTTCTTTGATTTTGCAAACGCTACTACCTGTGGCCAAAGAGCTTTTAAATCATGCTAAAAAAGTCAAAAAAATCTCAGGTGTAGAGTGTTTGGGATTGGAACAACTTGATAAAGTAATCTATCTAGACCAAAGCCCAATCGGTAGGACTCCAAGAAGCAATCCTGCTACTTATACAGGAGTGATGGATGAGATTCGTACTCTGTTTTCCAAAACAAAAGAAGCACAACTCCGTGGCTATAAAATCGGCCGTTTCTCTTTCAATGTCAAAGGTGGTAGATGTGAAAAATGCCAAGGAGAGGGAGAGATTAAAATCGAGATGCACTTTTTGCCAGATATTTCTGTTAAATGTGATGGATGTGATGGGAAACGCTACAATGCTCAAACTTTAGAGATTTTGTATAAAGGCAAATCGATCGCCGATGTCTTAGAAATGAGCGTGGAAGAGGCATTTGACTTTTTTAAAGCAATCCCTAAAATCAAGCAAATTCTTAGCACACTGATAGATGTAGGCTTGGGCTATATTACCTTAGGCCAAAATGCTATCACACTCAGTGGTGGTGAAGCACAAAGGATAAAACTTTCAAAAGAATTGAGTAAAAGAGATACAGGAAATACCCTTTATATTTTAGATGAACCTACCACGGGCTTGCATTTTGCCGATGTGGATCGCCTGACGAAAGTCTTGCACCATCTCAGAGATTTAGGCAACAGTGTTTTGGTAATTGAGCATAATATGGATATAATAAAAAATAGTGATTATGTGATTGATATGGGTCCAGAGGGTGGCAATTATGGCGGGAAAATTATCGCTGTGGGCACACCAATGGAACTGGCCACAAATTATAAAAAAACAAAAAGTTTTACGGGTAAATTTTTAGCACAAGAATTTGATGTTTGA
- a CDS encoding HDOD domain-containing protein: MLNDIVDRIRALPPLPRSFQKINAICDNPDSSINELAKVIETDPMLVANLLKIANSPLYNFRREIKSVLQAISLFGMSSTRSLVTSISVKKLLGVDMEPYGVTPEEFVAISTIQSALVNKWYSHINPAGVDDLFLAALLQDTGKIMIADEVVRNDEVYQFKSEIEMSHDIASVEKMYVGVTSAEVTAEIFNHWGFSDKMVKMIQFSDHYEEAEDLQEYAKILKILKTAVPINSPLSENSINRAVKILEKETMSVELFLDAVKEIKN; the protein is encoded by the coding sequence ATGTTAAATGACATTGTAGATAGAATACGCGCATTACCGCCGTTGCCTCGAAGTTTTCAAAAAATCAATGCGATTTGTGATAATCCAGACAGTAGTATCAATGAATTGGCAAAGGTTATCGAAACCGACCCGATGTTGGTGGCCAATCTACTCAAGATTGCAAACTCTCCTCTTTACAATTTTCGTCGTGAGATTAAAAGTGTCTTGCAGGCCATATCTCTTTTTGGTATGTCTTCCACACGTTCACTGGTGACGAGTATTTCAGTCAAGAAACTCTTAGGCGTGGATATGGAGCCTTATGGTGTCACACCTGAAGAGTTTGTGGCTATTTCAACCATACAAAGTGCATTGGTCAATAAATGGTACAGTCACATTAACCCAGCCGGTGTGGATGATCTCTTCTTGGCGGCGTTGCTTCAAGACACGGGCAAAATCATGATTGCTGATGAGGTGGTTAGAAATGATGAGGTGTATCAGTTTAAATCAGAGATTGAGATGAGTCATGATATCGCAAGCGTGGAGAAAATGTACGTGGGTGTTACGAGTGCCGAAGTCACAGCAGAGATTTTCAATCATTGGGGATTTAGCGATAAAATGGTCAAAATGATTCAATTTTCTGATCATTATGAGGAGGCAGAAGATTTGCAAGAATATGCAAAAATTCTGAAAATACTCAAAACAGCCGTACCAATCAATAGCCCTTTATCAGAAAATAGTATTAACCGTGCCGTAAAAATATTAGAAAAAGAGACGATGTCCGTAGAACTTTTCTTAGATGCCGTGAAAGAGATAAAAAATTGA